The following DNA comes from Fusarium verticillioides 7600 chromosome 9, whole genome shotgun sequence.
CGAGCAAGAGCTGCTCCGACTGGTCTTCTTCGTCCGCATATgaaccatcatcgtcgtcctcgtcgagctcttcttcatgcgtGATACGTGCTCGTTTTCGAGGTGGTAGGTCAAGTGCCGGACGATCGCGTGGCGCCCTTAACCAAGGCCTTCCAAAAGCAAGTCCATCGATAAGATGCTTTCCATCGTAGGATATCTGGTGTCGGCCGCTCAGTTTTCGTCGTCGTAGATCGTCGGTAGAAAGTGATCTTATTCTGTGAAACTATTAGTATGCGAAACATCGAGGGAAGAGCAGCAGGTCGTACAAAACTTGGTCGTCCTCTTTCAAAACTTTGCCGACAGGCTGGAAGTGTAGCAGCTCGAAACTATCGCCCTTGCCATCATACAGCTCGACAACATAGTCCTCAAGGCCCCAATCGCCACTCTCGAGTGGCACTACCTCGTTGACCAGTGCGAGGAGCCTCGCCACAGTCAAATCGTCGTTTGCGACGCAAGGCCATACGAGCTTGACTTCGGGGACTGCATGTCTGCGGATGACGAGCCGCAAACGAATTGTTGTGGACATTATGGGGAGTTTCTTTTGTATCTTATGATAGCATGATTATAACTGAAGCGTAAAGAGCGAAGAAGAACCAAAGCGGTTAATAAATGCAAAATTGGGCGCgaaaagaagttgaagatgcgattttggagaagcttgacacGCGCCGGCAGAGAAAAGAGCTAGGCCTGTAAAATCGTCACAATAGCACCTTCAGCGGCAAGGCCCGACCCACTATCAACGACAACCGTTTAGGATCAACCATTTCGGAAATGAAAGTGCGGAAAGGATCCAATATTAAACTATCATACCAAGTTCTTAGCAAATTGTCGCATAGCTTGAGATTCCGTCGCGATTTACCGGCTCAAATTATTAAAACTCAAAGTACATTGTGGTCCCAAGAAAGTTGGTATGGGTAGAAGGATGAACCTCTTATGCCAGCCCAACCCCAACTAGATCATCAAGATACAGAGCCAAAATTGTTTCATTCTTGTAACAAGCATCTTGTTAGGtcaaaagagaaagaaagtcCTTATAACAAACGATAACAACCTTATGATATAATCGGTTTCTGGTATCCTGAGACCTACACCAACGATGCACCAGTGATTTAAGTCTTGATGCAAATCGCAGCTCTCAAACATATTGGATGTGTGGTTTTGTCTACATATACATCAAGTCTCTGCCGCCAACGCCATCAATCAATCCCAAAGAACGACGACAAACTCCATTCaatgatgacaagaaagagCTCCTAGCCaaacaacatcttccatgttggTATATTTCGTTAAGTCTTGATAGCCTACTGTGGGAGCGCTGCCATATCGAGCATATGGCCCATTTTCTCGATCTGAGATGCATTGTTAGCTGACAATTCATAGGCAACTGGGATGTCTTGTTGCAACAtaccttggtcttgagatAGCCCTCCACCTCTTGGCTTCTGAATCCTCCCCGGCCCTTCCAAGATAAAGGAACCATAGCAACACGCTCCCTGACCACAACCTCCCTATTGGGGCCCTCAACTGCGCGAATCTTGTCAGGATTGTTGGTCAACAATCGAATCTCTGGCTGTCCAAGATCAAGCAACATAGCCGTAGCTAAACCATAGCTTCGAGCATCAGCGGGATGTCGCAGCAACAAATTCGCTTCAACGGTATCAGATCCCAAATCCTGAAGATTATaggccttgagcttctcgccgAGACCAATTCCACGACCCTCTTGTCGCAGGTAAATAATAATGCCACCAGCCTTGTTACCAGGCAGACTCATCAGACGAGCAGCTTCGTCGAGTTGCTCTCCGCAGTCGCATCGCGCTGACCATGCTGTCTCACCTGTGTAGCACTCGGAGTGAATTCTCACCAAAGGAGGCTGGTCTGACGGCTGCGGTGGCTGTTGCTCCTGAGGCGCTGCTGATTCGACACCACTGGTTGTGCGACCGGGGAACAGTCTGCCTGTGTATGCGCCGCGCACCATGCGGTCCATCTCGGTCTCGCCCTCTCGAACAGCATCTAGACTCTTACTTCGGATATTGTTGCCAAACACAATAGCAAGATGTTCCTTGTTATCGACATTGTTGGTGTACAGGTGCAAGAACATCTCCGTGCCCGCTACCGTGGGAATACGAGCGCGAACAATGCACTCAACCTCCGGGAGAGTCTGCAGGAGCTTGGGTTTCTTGGATCCGCATCCTCCGGAAGGAATGGAGCTATCGACGGGGACACCGCGAAGACCGTGAGTTGACGGTGTAGAGGTACCGGGTGTAGAGGGAGGTGTGAATGATGGCGAGAGCAGTGAAGGCGGAGGTTCTTGGCCGATCGGCGTCTCGGGATCGGGGTGGGCGGAGACGGAAGCGGAGGCGGGAGTGGAGGGAGCGGGGGAGAGTGATAATGAGTCTATGGATTGCTCAAGGGACTGTTCGTTGTGCGAGGTGGAAGCATCTGCGGCCTCTGTCTTGGGAGAGTAGAAGGAGGGCAGAGCTGAGCTGGAGCCCGACGGTGAGCCTGTCATGGTATCAGACGGCATGTTCTGGCTTGAGGCGGGCAAGGACGGCGCCGCGATCGGGTTTTGGGGGATTCGGATTCAAGTGTCGCAAACTCGGGTGGAGCGGTTCGCTAAATGCGCATCGATCGGTGGGAGGTGAAGTCGATGTTACAGAGAGTGCGAGAGAGGTAATTGGGTATACAGAGTGGTCGTGTGTAGCCTGTTGTGTTGAAGCAATGGATTGAGCAGTGTAATTCTGTGTATGGCGATAGTTTGCGGAACCATGACTTGACAGAATGGTGGGGTTGCTTCAATTCAAGGGTACAAAATGGGGTTGGTCTCATTAGTCATCGGTTTCTACGACATTTCCATCGCGCGCGCTCATGACAATTTGGCCGCGGGGTTGGACCCTGAATATGTCGATTGTATCCGCGGCGGTGACGGTATGTTTACGGGCACGGGCAATGACATCAGGTTGGCTATTGAAGCTGATAAAAATACAATACTAATTAAAAATATGTTTTATATCAACAATATGCTTACAATTGACTGCCTCCCTCTACTTGAGGACGGCACGGGACATGCCTCTAGAGAACCTCGGCGAAAGCGGCCGAGGCCGGCGAGCGGGGCGCCGTTGACGGGAGAGTCTCTGTAAGCATTTCCAATCCACCAATGATTCTGAGTCAGTAACCGAAACATGCGGATAATCATCCGCTGCTCATGTGAACTCTTCCAGTTGTGCTGTCGGGTAAGGGGAATTCCGCTATATATGAGAACCAATATGTCATTACGGGTTGTTTGACTCAGGTAATGacgtctttggcttttcaAGCTTTGAGTTGTTGTCATGATCAATAAACTTAGTGGCCAAAGTGAGATGTTGATTAGGCCTCAAGGTGTTACTTGTAATTAAAGCTACTCCAACATCTCACGCTGCTTTAAAGGTACTTATGTAACAGTGAACTAAAACTGGGGAAATAACAAGGGAAAATACAGCAGATACCATTTGTCAATGTTTAATAAGTCACCAATGATATGAAGCTGCGCAATTGCTACAGATGAGCCTTTGACTCTCGAAGATAAAGTGCTTTAGGGTAAGCCAGCAACCTGGCACTGACAAACTCATGCCAAGACTACGACCGTTTACCAAGCATCCAACGGTCTCCCCGCCGTTTATTACCACGATCCCCTCAGACAAACATTACGGAAGCTCACGAGACCACCCCTCATCAGCGACAAACACTTCACTCCCTCGCACGAAGCGGCCTGTCATCAAAGAAGGGATGAAACAAGGCCATCTCAGCCCTAATGCAGGTCCAGCGTTACAGTAGGCCTAACCGCCGTGGCAGAAACTCATAGTTGTCACTCCACGAAAATGAGGGGATGAACCggttgtttctttgttctaTTTCCCCTGTTTCATGCGTGCGCAGACGAACAAACACGTAGCCAGCTGAAGCTGACAGGCAGGGCAGGCGTTACCTCCCAGCTGCACCCCTGAACACGCAGCAAACTGCCGAGGCCCTGGAGCGGTGTGATTGTTCTTTGGGTTTAATAACaggaccttcttggctgaAGTATCATTGAAAGCTGCAGAGCCAGCGAAGCAGATAATGTCGATCGCTGTGAAAGAAGCATGACGTTGAGGGATAGCCCTGCCGGTCCGACTGTGCCTTGGTGATCCTTTTGCACGTGGCTTGCTTATCCCCACTGGTCGATGCTGGCCCTACGCGCCTCGGAAGAACAGCTCATGTTCATACTGTACGGTTccaaggaagaaagaagaaaagagttgCAAGGATAAGATGCTGACTACACGGGTGTGCTAGAGCTTGCAGGGCTGTGGAAATGCCTCATTAGGGGGAGTTTAAGGTAAGGGCTGAGCCTGAGGGGGCtgggaggctgaggatgtaAGCCATATCGCGCAAGGGGCCAGTAATGAAAGACCTCCCAAGGAAAAGGATCAGAATAACGTGGTGTTCCCGATCGCGATTGAGTTATTTATCGATGTTTGTGAGTATCAGTTGGGGAAAGGAACTGATATCAATTAAGCCACGGCATGCAGTTGAGAAAATTACTTCGAGCCCTATCTCACACGTTGTCATAGATCTGTGTAAATACCGATCCAGCCACATGCCTTTTAAGTGCTGTGACATAAGAGGCATTGTGATAAATTCAAAAGTGACACATGCAAAAGCAATTACTGCAAGCTAAGTCACTCTGAGGCCAGTCGAAGGGATGATGTCTCAGTGGTCTTAAGCGCTGAGGCTGTCACTTTTATATGGTCACACAAATGAATTGGCAAAAGTAAAATGAGGTAGATGGTAATGTATTGACATTTCATCAAGTATGTACATGAGAAGTGAATGTAAAACAAAAACATATTTTCCTTCCTGTATCCTGTGTATCGTCCAAAAGTTTCATATCAGTCGTAGCGAGTGATACGCCCCCTGCATCTATCTGCTAGGGCGGCGATTTTCTATTGTGATCATCATAGCATGTAAGACATAAGACATGCGTTGTCATCTACTGAGCAgcgaccttcttgccagagCCGTAGAGGATgttctcgaccttgaggttgaggtccTTGGTGGAGCCGAGACCGCTGGGGCACTCGGGCTGGTTGCTGACGGCAAGGTTAAGGTGGCACTTCTCGTTAACACCGTACTTGCAGACGGGGTCGTTGATGTTATAGAGCACGTAGTTCTGGGCGACCCAGCTCTTGGGCTCGCTGAGGCAAGAGGCGACGTAGCCCATGGAGTTGGCGGCGGCGAGGGGAAGCTTGCccttgtcgaggatgtcCTTGCACTTGGAGGCGTGGACGTACTCGTAGTCCATGGCGATGCCACCGCCCTGCTGGGGGTCCTTGGTGGCAGACTCGCCGAAGCCAAGGTAGTTCCAGGCATCGTAGGAGATGTCGTGAGCACCGCCGGAGGAgtcgatcttgaggagatAGACGGAGCGGCCCTCGTGGGAGACCTTGACGCAGATGTTGTTGCAGTCAACGGAACCGGGCCAGTAGGCGACGcggttggtgttgatcttgcagCCGAGGACTCCAATGCTGCTGGAGTACTGGTCGTGGGGGGTGATGCTGGCAGAGCCGGACTCACCACGGGGGAGAGGGCCGGCAGAGACCAGggcagcagaagcagcagcgagGATGGTGGTGAACTTGGAGAACATGTTGACGGTGTTGTAGAGAAAAAGTTGTTGactttttatatactttGGAAGTTGTGTGTAGTTATTCTGGAGACTGGCTCGACTTGTTTATATCTCAACGCACGGCggagagagagaatgaatgGGCAAGTTGAgtgtgtttgtgtttgtaAGGACTGATCTCAGATCAAGGTCTGGAGCGACGGCCAGCCGAGTGAATGTGTGAAGATGTTGGATAAAAGGAAGGAATCTCACAAGAGAGTGTGCGTTGGATCAAAGGAAAGATCTTGCATTAGAGGTGGATGAGACGGGAGTTTATATACATGAACGAGATCGAGTATGAGAGCAGAGCGGCTCCCCACAAGGTCCTGTCAACCGGAGGTACATCCTGAGATCTCGGGGAATCAAACATTTCAAGTTTTGCAAAAGGGAGAAGCTAGCCAGGGTGTGTGCATGTGTCTAGGAGACAAAGGGCTGCGTGTACATGCATCGAGGCGAAACAGCTTAGACGTGCTagacgagagagagaaaagtGACCTCTGGAGTTGAAGTTTATGGAGGAGCGGAACCCGGCTGCAAGCATTAGACCCATCAGGTCCccagagtcagagtcagtGAGAGGAAACAAACAGGCGACATGATTCGCGAGGACAGAACATGGGGGCAAGTTCACTAGTCAAGAGGGACCATTCTTGATGTGAGGGTCAAGTTTTTAGTTGTCTCCGCCCGGCACGCTGCCGATAGAGGCTACAGAGGAGCATGGAACCTAAGTGAGGTGTGGTAGACCCAAGGGCAGCCAGTGGCCGGATGTGTTCTGGTAGCGTTCCGGAAAATGTCTCAGTGGATGAGAGCGAAAGTCTTAGGCACGGTGCGTTAGCCAGGGACCCGGCACGGCGGCAGATGCACACACTCAAAGGTTTGAGGTGTCGGGCCATAGGCTCTGACTGGTTTTGTGCCTGGCACGATGCCACGCTGTGCCTGATCCTCCCTTGGCAGTTTGGCCCCCTGTTCTTGTGCCTG
Coding sequences within:
- a CDS encoding GTP cyclohydrolase II, which codes for MPSDTMTGSPSGSSSALPSFYSPKTEAADASTSHNEQSLEQSIDSLSLSPAPSTPASASVSAHPDPETPIGQEPPPSLLSPSFTPPSTPGTSTPSTHGLRGVPVDSSIPSGGCGSKKPKLLQTLPEVECIVRARIPTVAGTEMFLHLYTNNVDNKEHLAIVFGNNIRSKSLDAVREGETEMDRMVRGAYTGRLFPGRTTSGVESAAPQEQQPPQPSDQPPLVRIHSECYTGETAWSARCDCGEQLDEAARLMSLPGNKAGGIIIYLRQEGRGIGLGEKLKAYNLQDLGSDTVEANLLLRHPADARSYGLATAMLLDLGQPEIRLLTNNPDKIRAVEGPNREVVVRERVAMVPLSWKGRGGFRSQEVEGYLKTKIEKMGHMLDMAALPQ